In the Halorubrum ruber genome, GCCGCGCGTCGCGACGCCGTCGGTGTCGAGGAGGTCGTCCATCACCGGTCCCAGTTCCTCCCCGTCGTCGATCCGGGCGGCGACGTCGGCCGGGAGCGCGAGGCTCGGGCCGGCGGCGCGGCCGACGCGGTCGCCGTCCGTTACGGCCGCCCACATGATCAGGTAGCGGTCGTCGCTCCCGTCGAACCCCGCGACGCCGCCCTCGACGCCGACGCCGAGGTCGTACGTCGCCCCGTCGTCCGGCGCGCCGGCGCCGCCTCTCGGGCCCGCGTCGAGGACGGCCGCGGCCCGGTTCTCCGCGCCCGCGATCGTCTCCGCGTGGCCCGTCGGCTGCTCGCTCACGCCGGAGTCGACGGGGACCGACTCGATCGCGACGCCGGTCGGGTCGCTCGGGAGGTCGTCGTCCGCCGCCGCTCCGAGGGCCAGTTCGACCGCGCGCCGCTTCACCGGGTTGCCGCTGCCGACGCCGACTCGCAGGGTCGTCATGTCCGGTCGTCGGCGTCGGCGACTGAAAACGCGTCGGGATGGAGCAGGCGCGCCAGCCGCTCGACCCCGTCGAGGAGCGCGGGGCTCGGCTGATTGAGGAGGGAGTCGTCGATCACGGTCACGGGGGCGTCGACGGCCCAGTCGCGCTCGGCGACCGTCGCGGGGTCGACCCGGTCGCCGTGTCCGCAGACGTGGACGACGACGCGGTCGGGATCGGCGCGCTCGACCGCGGCGGGGTCGACCTCGCGGGAGCGCTCGCCGGGGTCGACGAACGGGTAGCGCCCGCCCGCCGCGCGGACGGCGTCGGGGACCCAGTTGCCGGCCGCCATCGGCGGGTCGGACCACTCCTCGCAGTAGACGGTCGGGCGCGGGCGGTCGGCGACGGCGTCGGCGATCCGGTCGAGCCGGTCGCGCGCGTCGGCCGCGAGCCGCTCGCCCGCGTCCGGGCGGCCGACGTCGGCGCCGCGGGCCGCGAACCCCTCGACGGCCTCGTCCAGCGTCGACGGCTCTCGGTGCGCGACGTCGAGGCCGCGCTCCCGGCAGTCGTCCGCGAGGTCCGCCTGGAGCCCGTCGCTCGTGAGGACGACGTCGGGATCGAGATCGGCGACGCGGTCGAGGTCGGGGTTCAGCCAGCCGCCGACGGCGGTCGGGGGCTCCTCGCCGTTCGCGGGCCCGGCGTCGGGGTCGTCGGCGAGGTCGCAGTGGGCGGTGACGCCGACGAGGCGGTCGGCTGCGCCGAGCGCGGCGACCGTCGCGGTCGCGCTCGGCGCGAGCGAGACGGCGCGGGGCGCGGACATGGGAACCGGTCCGGCCGCGACCGTGTCAACGGTTTCGGTCGCGTCGCCGCCGATCTGGAGATCGGCGAAAACACGTGATAGATCGTGTCCTTTCGTCGGGATTCGAGCGACACGTTCCGGTCGTTTTAAGTTGTGTTCCGCCGACGGTAAGGTAAGATCGCTCCCGGGCAGTTTCAGTTTCCGGGGGCAACCGAGCTATGAGTGAACGACTACACACACGGGGGAGTCGCTCCCGAACGGAGACGAACGAGGAGGAATCGGAGAGCACCGACGAGACGCTCAGCTGCCCGGAGTGCGGCGGGCACGTCATCAACGACGAGGAGCACGGCGAGACGGTCTGTAGCGACTGCGGGCTCGTCGTCGAGGCGGACTCGGTCGACCGCGGGCCGGAGTGGCGCGCGTTCGACTCCCGCGAGAAGGACGAGAAGAGCCGGGTCGGCGCCCCGACCACGAACACGATGCACGACAAGGGGCTCTCGACGAACATCGACTGGCGCGACAAGGACGCGTACGGCCGGTCGCTCGGCGCGCGCCAGCGCCAGAAGATGCAGCGGCTCCGCAAGTGGAACGAGCGGTTCCGCACCCGCGACTCGAAGGAGCGCAACCTGAAGCAGGCGCTCGGCGAGATCGACCGCATGGCCTCGGCGCAGGGCCTCCCGGACAACGTCCGCGAGACGGCCTCCGTCATCTACCGCCGCGCGCTCGACGAGGACCTGCTCCCCGGCCGCTCGATCGAGGGCGTCTCCACCTCCTGCGTGTACGCCGCCGCCCGGATGGCCGGCGTCCCGCGCAGCCTCGACGAGATTGCCGACGTCTCGCGCGTCGAGAAGGCCGAGATCGCCCGGACGTACCGCTACGTCGTCCGCGAGCTGAAGCTCGAAGTGAAGCCGGCCGACCCCGAGCAGTACGTTCCCCGGTTCGCCTCCGACCTCGAACTGAGCGAGGAGTCGGAGATGCGCGCGAAGAGCCTCCTCCGCAACGCCAAGGAGAAGGGCGTCCACTCGGGCAAGTCGCCGGTGGGCCTCGCCGCGGCCGCCGTCTACGCCGCCGCGCTGCTCACCAACGAGAAGACGACGCAGGCCGCGGTCTCGGAGGTCGCCGACATCTCCGAGGTCACCATCCGGAACCGGTACCACGAGCTGTTAGAGGCCGAGGACGGCCTCGTCGCCTGAGCCGGCGAACTTCTCCCGAACCCGTCTCGACCTCGCGGACCGTCTTGACCCGATCAGCTAAGTCCCCGCCCACGGAAGCCTCGCGTATGTTCGAGGAGTTCGTCCTGACCGCGAGCACGGCCGACCTCACGGGGGAGCCGCGCGCCCGCGAGGACGCCGACGCCGTGGAGTTCCGGATGGATCTCGCGAGCGACCCGCTCGACCAGCTGGCGGGCTACGACGGCGAGCTCCCGCTGCTCGTCACGAACCGGGCGTCGTGGGAGGGGGGCGAGGCCGAGGGGCTCGGCCGCTACGACGCGCTCTCGGACGCGATCGGTACCGACGCGGTCGCCGCCGTCGACGTCGAACTCGCCGCGCTGCGCGGGACGCGCCCGGACCCGGCCGAGGCGTCGCACGCGACCGCGCTCCGCGACGCGGCACGAGAGGCGGGGGTCGACGTGGTCGCGTCCGTCCACGACTTCGAGTCGACGCCCGAGCCCGCCGCGCTCGTCGACCTGCTCGCCGACGCCGCGAGCGAGGGCGACGTGGGGAAGCTGGCGACGACCGCGACCGCGCCGGCGGACGCGCTCGCGATGATCGAGGCGACCCACGAGGCGACCGCCGCCGGCCACCGCGTCGCGACGATGTGTATGGGCGAGCCGGGCCGCCACACCCGCGCCGTCACCCCGGTCTACGGCTCGAAGATCGGCTACGCGCCGGTCGACCCCGCGAACGCGACCGCGCCCGGTCAGTATCCGCTCGCGACGCTCAGAGAGCTGGTCGACGGGCTGAGAGAGGGTGGAGCTGACGAGTGATTATTTATAAGTGATTGGCCGCGACTGCTGCGACTATTTATAAGTGAATACGGTGCGGTGGCGCGTGCCTGCGAGCGGCCGGTAGGCCGCGAGCAGCACGCGCGAGGGAGTCGGGCGCGACGAGGGCGACCGAAGGGAGCCCGAAGACGCGCCCGACGAGGCTGGGGAGGCGTGAGGCGCGGTTGCGGTGCTGTGCGGGGTGGGACTCAAAGGGGCAGCCGTGAGGCGGGCGCAGGCGACGCAAGCACCGCAGGGAGCGAACGAAGTGAGCGACCGAGGAGCGCAGCGAGCGTGCGCCCGCCTCGCGGCTGGGGCTTTGGCGGTGTCCGTCGTCGATCCGCAGTCGATTATTTATAAGCGAGCGGCTGGGGCTTTGTAGGAATCCGCCACCGTGATGCCATCAACTACCACTTATAAATTATTAATAGGGCCGCCATCCGTCGCAGAAGAAACCACGTATAGAGCCAAACCGCTTTACGACCGCCCCCGTAACACACGCCAATGGCGACGTGCGACGTGTGTGGGGAGTACGAGAACCTCCCGTACCAGTGTAAGCGGTGCGGCCAGACGTTCTGCGCCGAACACCGACTGCCCGAGAACCACGACTGTCCGGGCCTCGCCGAGTGGGACGACCCCGGGGGCGTCTTCGACAGCGGCTTCGACGAGAGCGTTGAGGGCGGCGCGGGCGACGCCCGAACGGGCGGCGACGCGTCCGCGGGCGTCGTCGACCGCGTCAAACAGCGGGTCGACCGCGAGACCAGCACGGGCGGCCTGATCAGTTACTTCCGAGGGAACGCGACGTACGCGATCCTCCTCGCAATCTGGGTCACGTTCCTCGCGCAGCTGGTCGTGTTCTGGGGCGTGAGCCCGGCGCTCCACGACCAGCTGTTCGTGCTCCGGGCGGACGAACTCGGTCGAGTCTGGACGTGGGTGACGTCCGTGCTCTCTCACTCGCCGGCCAGCCTCTACCACATCATCGGTAACAGCGTCGTGCTGTTCTTCTTCGGCCCGCTCGTCGAGCGCGCCGTGGGGTCGAAGCGCTTCGCCGCGTTCTTCTTCCTGTCGGGGATGATCGCGGGGCTCGGCCACATCCTGTTCGCGCTCGGCATGGGCGCCACGTCGACCGGCGTGTTGGGCGCCAGCGGCGCCGGCTTCGCGATCCTCGGCGTCCTCACCGTCTGGCGGCCGAACATGCAGGTCCTCCTCTTCTTCGTCATCCCGATGAAGATCAAGTACCTCACGTGGGGGATCGCGCTCGTCTCGGCGGTCCTCGTCGTCCAGAGCGTCCAGGCCGGCGGGGCGGGCAGCGCGGGCAACATCGCGCACCTCGCGCACCTGATCGGGTTCGCGATCGGCCTCGCGTTCGGCAAGCGCAACGAGGGGGTCGCGCGCTCCGCGGGCGGCATGGGCGGCGTCTCGATGGGCGGCGCGCGCGGCCCGCGCGGACCGGGCGGCCCCGGCGGCCCCGGCGGTCCGGGCGGGCGGCGCTAATGGACCTCGCGCGGCCCGACCTCCGCCCGGATCCGTCGCTGTCGCGCGACGAGATGGAATCCCTCCAGCGCGACATCGCGGCGGCCGCGACGTTAGACGACGACCACGGGCTCGACCCGTCCACGGTCGCGGTCGAGGAGGCGGCCTCGCTCGCTGACGGCCTCCCGCCGGCGCGCGACGGGGCCCAAGCGCGACTCGACGCGGGAGCCGGTTCGGCGGACGGACACGACCCGGACGCGCCGGTCGTCGTCGGACTCGACCAGGCGTTCCTCGTCGACCGGGAGGGCGCGCCCGACGCCGCCGTTTCGGCCGCGGTCGCGTTCCGCGACGGCGACGTGATCGAGTTCGCGAGCGCGACGACCCCGCTCTCGATCCCCTACGTTCCCGGACTCCTCGCCTTCCGCGAGGGCGGGCCGATACTGGCCGCGCTCGACGCGCTCGACGTCGCCCCCGATCTGCTGGTCTGTGACGGCTCCGGGCGGATCCACTTCCGGGAGGCCGGACTCGCGACGCACGTCGGCGTCCTCTGTGACGCGCCGAGCGTCGGCGTCGCGAAGAGCCTCCTCTGTGGCGAACCCGACGAGCCGACCGACGGGCGTCCCGCCGGCTGGCGAACGCCGATCCGCGCCGACGACGCGGTGACGACCGCCGAGCCGGGCACCGTGATCGGCCACGCGTTCCAGTCGCGGCAGTACCCGAACAGCGGGCGGGTGAACCCGCTGTACGTGAGCCCCGGGCACCGCGTCTCTGCCGCGACCGCGGTCGACCTCGTCGACGCGCTGTGTGCGGGCTACAAGCTCCCGGAGCCCACGCGGTTCGCGGACGCCCACGCCGACGCGGTGAAGCGGAACGCGGACCGGTGACGGAATGCGGTCCGGTGACGGAACGCGACCCGGTGAGGAACGAAGACCGGCGACTGAGGGCTGGCGATGACGCCGAGCGGTCGCGCGGGGTGGTAGCGGCGTGCCGGCACGGACGTGCCATCAGTTGCCACAGTCATGCGGTTTTTAGACGATCGACGGTGAAGGCGATCACATGGGAGACGACGACACGGAGAGTCCGATGTCCGCCGAGGAGTTCCGGTCGCTAACGGACGGCTTAGTGCGCCAGAGCTCCGGCGGCGGTACGACGGTGTACAAGAACGCGGCCGGCGTCGGCTGTCCGAACCCCGACTGCGACCGCGGCGTTTTCCAGACGCTGTTCGTCAGCGACCACGGCTGGCAGCAGATCGGAGCGACCCGCGACGGGATCGACCTCTGTTTAGTCAACACGGACTCGAAGCGGCTCGTCTTCATCCACGACGACTGAGCGCGGTCGCCGCCGCGGGCTCAGTCGTCGTCGGCCGTCGAGCCGGACCCGGAGTCGGCCGCACAGCGGTTCGGCCCGAGTTCGAGTTCGATCGCCGCGGTCTCGTCGGGCGGCGCCTCGACGCCCCGGTTGGCCGCGATCACCGACTCGTAGTTCGGCGGCTTCTCCGGGAGGGTCCGCGTGATTCGCTCGACGAACGCCTCCCGGTCGAGTCCGAGGATCCCGATCCCGCGGCGCGCGTCGCCGACGGTCGTGAACACGGGCTCGCCCGGAACCACGTCCCCGGTCGTCCCGTCGTTCGCGACCGCGAAGTGGCCGGGACAGACGGCGACGCCGTCGGGTTCGGCGAGTAGCGTGCCGTGGAGCGAGTCGTAGAGCCGGCGAGCGGCGGCCGCCGCCCCGGGTTCGTCGTCGGCGTCGGCGTTCACGTCCGCGTCGGCGGTGTCGTCGGCGTCGCCCGCCGAGAACTGGAGTTCCGTCCGGCCGACGCTGTCGATGAACAGCGTGTCGCCGGTGAGCACCGCGGCGTCGCCGACCAAGTAGCTCGCGCCGTCGTCGGTGTGGCCCGGCGTCGCGAGCGCCTTCAGGTCGACCCCGCCGACGTCGAGCGTCTCGTTGCGTTCGATCGGCTCGAACTCGGCGGCCACGTCGCGGTCGGCCGCCGCGGCGGCCAGGTAGTACGGGACGCCGAGTTCGTCCGCCAGCGCCCGGCCGCCCGAGAGGTGGTCGGCGTGAACGTGCGTGTCGAGGACGGCCGCGATCGACGCGCCGCGCTCGCCGGCCGCCTCGATCCACTCGTCGCCGTGTCTGGAGACGTCGATAGCGACGGCGACGCGGTCGGCGCCGTCGGAGTCCGAAGCGGCCGGAACGTGGTCCGCGGGTCCCCGCTCGCGCCCGCCGACGGCGAGGTACCCCAGACACCCCTTCGCGCGGCGCTGGACCTGGACGACGTCGAGCGGCGGGGCGGCGTCGGGTCGGTCGCCGAGCGGGACGGCGGTGCGGTCGTAGACGGCGGACCAGCCGCGCATGCCGTCGGCGACGACGACCACGTCGTCGTACCCCGCAGTGTCGAGTTCGGCGGCGAAGTCGTTCGAGGCCTTCCCCTTGGCGCACAGCGTGACCACGCTGTCGTCGGGCGAGAGGCCCGTCTCGCGCTCGAAGTCGTCGACGTCGAACTCGTGGAACGGCTTGTAGAAGTAGTGGACGGCGTCGGCCACGCGCCACCCCGCGAAGCTCTCTTCGGGGCGCGTGTCGACCACGGCGAACGTGCGCTCGCCGCGCCGACGCGCGTCGATCCTGTCGCGGAACTCGTCGGCGGATATCGTTTCGACCATACTCGTGTCTCGGTCCGCGCGATCAAAAGGGCTCGGTGGGCGGGAAGTACGAGGGAATCGGCAGCGGCGAGATCAACGCTGCGTGCTGGGACTCGCCGGCGGTTTGTTTATAAATAAACAACGGCGCTGCGGCGAATGCCTCCGATTCCCCCAGCTGCTCGCTTATAAATAGTCGACTGCGGATCGACCGCGAACACCTCCAAAGCCTCAGCTGCTCGCTTATAAATAATCGACTACGGATCGACCGCGAACACCTCCAAAGCCCCAGCCGCGAGGACTCGATGGGCTCGCTGCGGTCCTCGTCGCTCACTACGTTCGCTCCTGCGGTCCTTGCGTCGCCCGTCTTCGTCCTCGCGGCTGCCCCTTTGAGTCCCGCCCAGCACAGCAACCACAGCCTCACACCTCCCCAGCCTCGCGGTTCGTTCGGAGCTCCCTGCGGTCGCCCCTCACTCACCGCGTCCCTCGCGCGTGCGACTCGCGGCCGCCGAGGGCGGCCGCTCGCCGGCACGCGCCACCGCGGGACAGTGCGGGACGGTTCCGCCGCGACCGCGATGGGTAGCTTTTATTCGGAGCGCCCGGCGAGCGGGCGTATGGTCGAGGCGTTCGCGGTCGCCAGCGGGAAGGGCGGCACGGGGAAGACGACGAGCACGCTCGCGCTCGGGATGGCGCTCGCGGCGGACCACGACGTGACGGTCGTGGACGCCGACACCGGCATGGCGAACCTCCTCTTTCACGCCGGGCTCGACGACGCGGCGGTCACTCTCCACGACCTGCTCGTCGAGGGGACCGCGACGGACGTGAGCGAGGCGACCTACGAGCGGTTCGGGCTCTCCGTCGTCCCCTGCGGCACCTCGCTGGCCGGCTTCGAGGCCGCGGAACCGGAGCGCCTCCGCGACGTGGTGGCCGAGCTCGCGCGCGACACCGACGTGCTCCTGCTCGACTCGCCGGCCGCGCTGGGGTCGAAGTCCGCCGTGCTGCCGGTCGTGCTGGCCGACCGCGTCGTGGTCGTCGTCGAGCCGACGATCCCCGCGCTCTCGGACGGACTGAAGGTCCAAGAGTACGCGCGCTCATACGGCACGGAGACGGCGGGCGTCCTGTTCAACAAGGTCCGGGACGAGGCCGACGACGTCGCCGCGCAGGCGGAGCGCCACTTCGGCGGCCCCGTCCTCGCGAACGTCCCCGAGAGCGACGACGTCCGCGCGGCGCGCCGAGCGGGGAAGCCCCTGCTCGCGCACGCGCCGGAGAGCGAGGCCGCCGCGCGCTTCCGGCGGGCCGCCGACCGGCTCGACGTGCGCGACGGCGACGGCGACGCGGTCGCCGACCGGTTCCGCAGCGCGGTCGTCCCCGACACGCCATGAGCGGGAACCCGGAGAACGACGGCTCGGACGGCGACCGCTCGGACGGCGACAGCCCCGGCGGCGACGGCTCGGAGCCGGCCACCCTCACCATCCCGCGGGGGACGCTCCTGCGCTCGCGGGTGGTCTCCGACGTGGGGACGACGCTGTCGCGCGCGCTCGACCGTGAGCTCACCGGCTACGCGACGCTCGTTCCCCAAGAGACGCTGCTGCTGTCCGGCGAGGCCCGCGGCGTGATCACCTTCGACGACGGCGTGCCCGTGCTGGCGTACAACACCGTGACGGACAGCGGCGGTCCGGACGCGCTCGCGGAGCTGGCGGTACCCGGTCCCTACCGCGTCGAGCTGTACGCCGTCGACGCGACCGGGCTGGCCGCGGCCCACGAGGAGGAGGCGCTGCGGGTCGCGCCCGACGCGGCCGCGACCGAGCTGGCCGACGACGCCGCCCTCGCCGAGCGGACCCGCGACGCGGCGCCCGACGAGCGGCTTCAGGCGGCCGACGACGAGGACGACGCCGTCGCTGCCTTCCTCGCGGACGAGGAGCGGATCGACGCGATCCGCGAGCAGGCGCGGTCCGAGGCGCGCGACCGCGCCGCCGAGTGGGGGCTCGACGACGCCCTCGACGATCCGGAGGAAATGGCGGAAAGCGACGGGCTCGACGATCCGGGTGGGATGGAAGAGAGCGACGCCGGGGGCGTGATCGAGCGCGACGCCGGGGGCTCCGTCGACGGCTGACCGACCGAACGATTATCTCGACGCGGCCCCTCCAATCGGTATCACGGTCCTCCGTCTGCTGCGGCTGACGACGCCCGCCGACTTCGCGGCCTGGTACGCCGCCGGCCGCGCGTACACGGTCGAGGTGGCCGAGGGGATGGGCTTTTCCGGCGTCGACGCGCTCGACGACGAGCGGACCGTCCGCCGGCTCCGAACGTCCCCCGACGAGCTGACGCCCGCTGAGGCGCGCTCGGTCGCGGCGACGCTGCTCGCGGACGGCGCGTTCTCGGAGCCGTACTGCGAGTGGCTGCCGACGTGGTACGAGCTCGCGCTGATCGCGCCGGTCAGATACGGCGACTGGCGGCTGCGACGGGTCGCCGGCGCGGTCGCCGAGCGCGCGTCCGTGACCGCGACCGCGCCGCGGTTCTCGCGCCCGACCGACGTCCGGATCGACGGCGCCCCGGCGCTGTCGCGGGTCTCCGGCTTCCGCGAGCGGTTCCTCCTCGCGGACTCGCTGCTCCACTTAGAGTGGTTCGACCACGTCGCCGCCGCCGACGGGATCGAGGTGCCCGACGACCTCGTCGCGCGGACCCGCGAGGAGTCGCTGTCCTACTACGGCGGGGAGCGCGACCGCCTCTCGCCCGACGTCCGGCGGTTCCAGCGGCACCTGTTCGCCGACGACCGCTGGGTTCGCCGGGTCGACGAGGCGTACGGCCTCGACAGCGCCCTGTTCGGGCTCTGGGAGCGACTGCTCCGAGACGAGCGGCGGCGGCTCGGCGGCGACTGATCGGGGACGGCGGTCGACCGACTCGCGGTTCGAGCCGACGGCGTTGAACTGTTACAGCTTCCGTAACAAGTTACGGACCCTAATCGCGAAACGGCAGATAAGTATAGACGGTTCCCTCCATTACTGTGTTGTACGAACCACGTTTCGGTTCGCTGTCCCCGACCTTCGGCCCTCGTTTTCGCTCGCGGTCGCAGGGTTCCCGACCCGGTACCTTTCACCCCGTTCAACTTCCGTCTGCCACGGAGGAACACAACTCGGCGGCGAGTAATATTTTATTCAGCGCTACGGCTGCCGGAAGTTTCATACGTCGGCTCGCGGATCCTCCGGGTACACGAATGGCAGTACTCTTGCTGGAGGACGTCGACGCCGACGACGTCGGGACCGTCGGCGGAAAGGCCGCGTCGCTCGGCGAACTCATCGGTGCGGGGCTCCCGGTGCCGCCGGGGTTCGCCGTCACCGCGGGCACGTACCGCACGTTCATCGAGGAGGCCGGGATCGACGAGGAGCTGTTCGACGCGGTCGACGTCGACCCGGAAGACTCCGCCGCGCTCCGCGAGGCCGAGGCGCGCGCGGAGGAGCTCATCCTCGACACGCCGTTCCCCGAGGAGGTGCGCGAGGAGATCCTGGAACAGTATCGGGCGATGGCCGAGGACGGCGAGGAGGCGTTCGTCGCGGTGCGCTCCTCGGCCACGGCCGAGGACCTCCCCGACTCCTCCTTTGCCGGCCAGCAGGAGACGTTCCTCAACGTCCGCGAGGACGACCTCCTCCGGCGCGTGAAGGAGTGCTGGGCCTCACTTTTCACCCAGCGCGCGATCTACTACCGACAGCAGCGCGGGTTTCCGCATAGCGAGGTCGACATCGCAGTCGTCGTCCAGCGGATGGTCGACGCCGACAAGTCCGGCGTGATGTTCACCAGCCACCCCTCGACGGGCGATCCGCAGGTCACGATCGAGGCCGCGTGGGGGCTCGGCGAGGCAGTCGTCTCCGGCACCGTCTCCCCCGACAACTACGTCT is a window encoding:
- a CDS encoding DUF84 family protein; this encodes MTTLRVGVGSGNPVKRRAVELALGAAADDDLPSDPTGVAIESVPVDSGVSEQPTGHAETIAGAENRAAAVLDAGPRGGAGAPDDGATYDLGVGVEGGVAGFDGSDDRYLIMWAAVTDGDRVGRAAGPSLALPADVAARIDDGEELGPVMDDLLDTDGVATRGGAAGALTNGRVDRAEALAAGVSGALGPFVSGLY
- a CDS encoding transcription initiation factor IIB — protein: MSERLHTRGSRSRTETNEEESESTDETLSCPECGGHVINDEEHGETVCSDCGLVVEADSVDRGPEWRAFDSREKDEKSRVGAPTTNTMHDKGLSTNIDWRDKDAYGRSLGARQRQKMQRLRKWNERFRTRDSKERNLKQALGEIDRMASAQGLPDNVRETASVIYRRALDEDLLPGRSIEGVSTSCVYAAARMAGVPRSLDEIADVSRVEKAEIARTYRYVVRELKLEVKPADPEQYVPRFASDLELSEESEMRAKSLLRNAKEKGVHSGKSPVGLAAAAVYAAALLTNEKTTQAAVSEVADISEVTIRNRYHELLEAEDGLVA
- a CDS encoding endonuclease V; this encodes MDLARPDLRPDPSLSRDEMESLQRDIAAAATLDDDHGLDPSTVAVEEAASLADGLPPARDGAQARLDAGAGSADGHDPDAPVVVGLDQAFLVDREGAPDAAVSAAVAFRDGDVIEFASATTPLSIPYVPGLLAFREGGPILAALDALDVAPDLLVCDGSGRIHFREAGLATHVGVLCDAPSVGVAKSLLCGEPDEPTDGRPAGWRTPIRADDAVTTAEPGTVIGHAFQSRQYPNSGRVNPLYVSPGHRVSAATAVDLVDALCAGYKLPEPTRFADAHADAVKRNADR
- a CDS encoding rhomboid family intramembrane serine protease, which produces MATCDVCGEYENLPYQCKRCGQTFCAEHRLPENHDCPGLAEWDDPGGVFDSGFDESVEGGAGDARTGGDASAGVVDRVKQRVDRETSTGGLISYFRGNATYAILLAIWVTFLAQLVVFWGVSPALHDQLFVLRADELGRVWTWVTSVLSHSPASLYHIIGNSVVLFFFGPLVERAVGSKRFAAFFFLSGMIAGLGHILFALGMGATSTGVLGASGAGFAILGVLTVWRPNMQVLLFFVIPMKIKYLTWGIALVSAVLVVQSVQAGGAGSAGNIAHLAHLIGFAIGLAFGKRNEGVARSAGGMGGVSMGGARGPRGPGGPGGPGGPGGRR
- a CDS encoding DUF7385 family protein; translation: MGDDDTESPMSAEEFRSLTDGLVRQSSGGGTTVYKNAAGVGCPNPDCDRGVFQTLFVSDHGWQQIGATRDGIDLCLVNTDSKRLVFIHDD
- a CDS encoding cobalamin-binding protein, with protein sequence MSAPRAVSLAPSATATVAALGAADRLVGVTAHCDLADDPDAGPANGEEPPTAVGGWLNPDLDRVADLDPDVVLTSDGLQADLADDCRERGLDVAHREPSTLDEAVEGFAARGADVGRPDAGERLAADARDRLDRIADAVADRPRPTVYCEEWSDPPMAAGNWVPDAVRAAGGRYPFVDPGERSREVDPAAVERADPDRVVVHVCGHGDRVDPATVAERDWAVDAPVTVIDDSLLNQPSPALLDGVERLARLLHPDAFSVADADDRT
- a CDS encoding AAA family ATPase, with the protein product MVEAFAVASGKGGTGKTTSTLALGMALAADHDVTVVDADTGMANLLFHAGLDDAAVTLHDLLVEGTATDVSEATYERFGLSVVPCGTSLAGFEAAEPERLRDVVAELARDTDVLLLDSPAALGSKSAVLPVVLADRVVVVVEPTIPALSDGLKVQEYARSYGTETAGVLFNKVRDEADDVAAQAERHFGGPVLANVPESDDVRAARRAGKPLLAHAPESEAAARFRRAADRLDVRDGDGDAVADRFRSAVVPDTP
- a CDS encoding type I 3-dehydroquinate dehydratase: MFEEFVLTASTADLTGEPRAREDADAVEFRMDLASDPLDQLAGYDGELPLLVTNRASWEGGEAEGLGRYDALSDAIGTDAVAAVDVELAALRGTRPDPAEASHATALRDAAREAGVDVVASVHDFESTPEPAALVDLLADAASEGDVGKLATTATAPADALAMIEATHEATAAGHRVATMCMGEPGRHTRAVTPVYGSKIGYAPVDPANATAPGQYPLATLRELVDGLREGGADE
- a CDS encoding MBL fold metallo-hydrolase, which encodes MVETISADEFRDRIDARRRGERTFAVVDTRPEESFAGWRVADAVHYFYKPFHEFDVDDFERETGLSPDDSVVTLCAKGKASNDFAAELDTAGYDDVVVVADGMRGWSAVYDRTAVPLGDRPDAAPPLDVVQVQRRAKGCLGYLAVGGRERGPADHVPAASDSDGADRVAVAIDVSRHGDEWIEAAGERGASIAAVLDTHVHADHLSGGRALADELGVPYYLAAAAADRDVAAEFEPIERNETLDVGGVDLKALATPGHTDDGASYLVGDAAVLTGDTLFIDSVGRTELQFSAGDADDTADADVNADADDEPGAAAAARRLYDSLHGTLLAEPDGVAVCPGHFAVANDGTTGDVVPGEPVFTTVGDARRGIGILGLDREAFVERITRTLPEKPPNYESVIAANRGVEAPPDETAAIELELGPNRCAADSGSGSTADDD